In the genome of Quercus robur chromosome 3, dhQueRobu3.1, whole genome shotgun sequence, one region contains:
- the LOC126716538 gene encoding EG45-like domain containing protein translates to MNRHSPELLKFLVPLLFFHFHTSYGDDGTAALNSPPYLPTTCYGNGSDESQFPSSNFFAAASDAIWANGTACGRLYLVRCITSTSTPYACNQNQTIQIKIVGYIGGAPFAHSTYNATMVLSNTAFGTIANSSTGSSYINIEFEQ, encoded by the coding sequence ATGAATAGGCATTCACCAGAGCTTCTCAAGTTCTTGGTTCCACTACTGTTCTTCCATTTCCATACCTCATATGGTGATGATGGCACTGCAGCCCTCAATTCTCCACCATATTTACCAACAACATGTTATGGTAATGGAAGCGATGAATCTCAATTCCCATCAAGCAACTTTTTCGCAGCGGCCAGTGATGCAATATGGGCCAATGGTACAGCATGTGGGAGGCTGTATTTGGTTAGGTGCATCACTAGTACTTCAACACCATATGCTTGTAATCAAAACCAGACAATTCAGATCAAGATTGTTGGTTATATTGGTGGAGCACCTTTTGCCCACTCAACTTATAACGCCACCATGGTTTTGTCCAACACAGCTTTTGGGACTATTGCAAATTCATCAACTGGTTCTTCCTACATCAATATAGAGTTTGAACAGTAA